One genomic window of Arachis stenosperma cultivar V10309 chromosome 10, arast.V10309.gnm1.PFL2, whole genome shotgun sequence includes the following:
- the LOC130954661 gene encoding uncharacterized protein LOC130954661: protein MAANRWLKPEVYPLFASVGVAVGICAMQLVRNITTNPEVRVLKEKRSAGILENFEEGEKYSQHTVRKFVRNKTPQIMPSINKFFSDPN, encoded by the exons ATGGCCGCCAACAGATGGTTGAAGCCTGAG GTATACCCTCTCTTTGCCTCAGTTGGTGTGGCCGTTGGAATTTGCGCTATGCAACTTGTTAGGAACATAACAACCAACCCTGAAGTCAG GGTactaaaagagaaaagaagtgCAGGAATTCTTGAGAATTTTGAAGAGGGTGAGAAGTATTCACAGCACACCGTTAGGAAGTTCGTCCGCAACAAGACGCCCCAGATCATGCCATCTATTAACAAATTCTTCTCCGATCCAAACTAA